In one Nodosilinea sp. FACHB-141 genomic region, the following are encoded:
- the rpoB gene encoding DNA-directed RNA polymerase subunit beta, translated as MTETTVYQAPPNFVLPDLVEIQRSSFRWFLEEGLIEELESFSPITDYTGKLELHFLGKQYKLKSPKYDVDEAKRRDATYAVQMYVPTRLINKETGEIKEQEVFIGDLPLMTDRGTFIINGAERVIVNQIVRSPGVYYKAETDKNGRRTYNANLIPNRGAWLKFETDKNDLVWVRIDKTRKLSAQVLLKALGLTDNEIFDSLRHPDYFQKTIEKEGQFSEEEALLELYRKLRPGEPPTVAGGEQLLHSRFSDPKRYDLGRVGRYKLNRKLRLNVPDATRVLTPTDILSAIDYLINLEFDIGSIDDIDHLGNRRVRSVGELLQNQVRVGLNRLERIIRERMTVSDSDSLTPASLVNPKPLVAAIKEFFGSSQLSQFMDQTNPLAELTHKRRISALGPGGLTRERAGFAVRDIHPSHYGRICPIETPEGPNAGLIGSLATHARVNEFGFIETPFFKAENGRVFKDVEPIYMTADEEDDLRVAPGDIATDENGYIIGSTIPVRYRQDFTTTDSTEVDYVAVSPVQIISVATSLIPFLEHDDANRALMGSNMQRQAVPLLQPERPLVGTGLEAQAARDSGMVIISRTDGEIVYLDADLIKVRDPEGNVHEYELQKYQRSNQDTCLNQRPIVFPGEKVQSGQVLADGSATEGGELALGQNVLVAYMPWEGYNYEDAILLSERLVYDDVYTSIHVEKFEIEARQTKLGPEEITREIPNVGEDALRQLDETGIIRIGAWVESGDILVGKVTPKGESDQPPEEKLLRAIFGEKARDVRDNSLRVPNGEKGRVVDVRVFTREQGDELPPGANMVVRVYVAQKRKIQVGDKMAGRHGNKGIISRILPIEDMPYLPDGTPIDIALNPLGVPSRMNVGQVFECLLGWAADNLDCRFKVIPFDEMYGEEASRNSTHGKLMEARETSGKDWIFNPDDPGKIVLRDGRTGEAFDKAITVGRAYMLKLVHLVDDKIHARSTGPYSLVTQQPLGGKAQQGGQRFGEMEVWALEAFGAAYTLQELLTVKSDDMQGRNEALNAIVKGKSIPRPGTPESFKVLMRELQSLCLDIAVHKVETREDGTSRDTEVDLMADVNSRRTPSRPTYESIARDEELEEVED; from the coding sequence ATGACTGAAACCACCGTTTACCAAGCTCCCCCTAACTTTGTTCTGCCTGACCTGGTAGAAATTCAGCGGTCTAGTTTTCGCTGGTTCCTGGAAGAAGGGTTGATCGAAGAGCTGGAAAGCTTTTCTCCTATTACCGACTATACCGGCAAACTTGAGCTGCATTTCCTCGGCAAGCAGTACAAGCTAAAAAGCCCCAAATATGACGTTGATGAAGCCAAGCGGCGGGATGCTACCTACGCCGTGCAGATGTACGTGCCTACCCGGCTAATCAACAAAGAAACCGGGGAAATTAAGGAACAGGAAGTCTTCATCGGCGACTTGCCTCTGATGACCGATCGCGGCACCTTCATTATCAACGGTGCAGAGCGAGTCATTGTTAACCAGATCGTGCGTAGCCCTGGGGTTTACTACAAGGCCGAGACCGACAAAAACGGTCGTCGCACTTACAACGCCAACCTGATCCCCAACCGGGGTGCCTGGCTGAAGTTTGAGACCGACAAAAACGATCTGGTCTGGGTTCGCATCGACAAAACCCGCAAGCTATCGGCTCAGGTGCTGCTTAAGGCGTTAGGGCTAACGGACAACGAGATTTTCGACTCTCTGCGTCACCCTGACTACTTCCAAAAAACTATTGAGAAAGAGGGCCAGTTCAGCGAAGAAGAGGCGCTGTTAGAGCTTTACCGCAAGCTGCGTCCTGGCGAGCCGCCCACAGTGGCTGGCGGTGAGCAATTGCTGCACTCGCGCTTCTCTGACCCCAAGCGCTATGACCTGGGGCGGGTGGGTCGCTATAAGCTCAACCGCAAGCTGCGCCTCAACGTACCTGATGCCACTCGGGTGCTGACTCCCACCGATATTCTGTCGGCGATCGACTACCTAATTAACCTCGAATTTGATATCGGTTCAATTGACGACATCGACCACCTCGGCAACCGCCGGGTGCGCTCCGTGGGTGAGCTACTGCAAAACCAGGTGCGGGTAGGTCTAAACCGCTTAGAGCGCATCATTCGGGAACGCATGACCGTTTCTGACTCAGACTCGCTCACCCCTGCATCTTTGGTCAACCCGAAGCCTCTGGTAGCCGCCATCAAGGAGTTCTTTGGCTCCAGCCAGCTCTCCCAGTTTATGGATCAAACCAACCCCCTGGCGGAGCTGACCCACAAGCGACGCATTAGCGCCCTCGGCCCTGGCGGTCTCACCCGCGAGCGTGCCGGCTTTGCCGTGCGGGATATTCACCCCTCCCACTACGGACGTATTTGCCCCATTGAGACTCCGGAAGGCCCTAACGCTGGTCTGATCGGCTCTCTAGCTACTCACGCCCGTGTTAATGAGTTCGGCTTCATCGAGACCCCCTTCTTCAAAGCTGAGAACGGTCGAGTCTTCAAAGACGTCGAGCCTATCTACATGACCGCCGATGAGGAAGACGATCTGCGGGTCGCCCCTGGTGACATCGCCACCGACGAAAACGGCTACATCATTGGCAGCACGATCCCGGTGCGCTACCGCCAAGATTTCACCACCACCGATTCCACTGAGGTGGATTATGTCGCGGTGTCGCCTGTGCAGATTATCTCTGTGGCTACCTCGCTGATTCCTTTCCTAGAGCACGACGACGCCAACCGGGCACTGATGGGCTCGAACATGCAGCGTCAGGCGGTACCTCTGCTTCAGCCTGAGCGCCCCTTGGTAGGCACTGGCTTAGAAGCTCAGGCGGCTCGCGACTCGGGCATGGTGATCATCAGCCGCACCGACGGGGAAATCGTCTACCTGGATGCCGATCTGATCAAGGTTCGCGATCCCGAAGGCAACGTCCACGAGTACGAACTGCAAAAGTATCAGCGTTCTAACCAGGACACCTGTCTGAACCAGCGCCCCATCGTATTTCCTGGGGAAAAGGTGCAGTCGGGCCAGGTGCTCGCCGATGGCTCTGCTACCGAGGGCGGTGAACTGGCGCTAGGGCAAAACGTCTTGGTCGCCTATATGCCCTGGGAGGGCTACAACTACGAGGACGCTATCCTGCTCAGCGAGCGTTTGGTGTACGACGACGTCTACACCTCCATTCACGTGGAGAAGTTTGAGATCGAGGCGCGCCAGACTAAGCTTGGCCCCGAGGAAATCACCCGAGAAATTCCCAACGTTGGCGAAGACGCCCTGCGTCAGCTTGACGAAACCGGGATCATTCGTATTGGGGCTTGGGTAGAGTCGGGCGATATTCTGGTGGGCAAGGTCACGCCTAAGGGCGAGTCTGACCAACCCCCAGAAGAAAAGCTGTTGCGGGCCATCTTTGGTGAAAAAGCCCGAGATGTGCGCGATAACTCTCTACGAGTGCCCAACGGGGAGAAAGGTCGGGTTGTCGATGTGCGGGTGTTTACCCGAGAGCAGGGCGATGAGCTGCCCCCTGGCGCCAACATGGTGGTGCGGGTCTATGTGGCCCAAAAGCGCAAGATTCAGGTGGGCGACAAGATGGCTGGTCGCCACGGCAATAAGGGAATTATCTCCCGCATTTTGCCCATTGAAGATATGCCCTACCTGCCCGATGGCACTCCCATTGACATTGCCCTCAACCCGCTTGGGGTCCCTTCCCGTATGAACGTGGGGCAGGTGTTTGAGTGCCTGCTGGGCTGGGCTGCCGACAACCTTGATTGTCGCTTTAAGGTGATTCCCTTCGACGAGATGTACGGAGAGGAGGCCTCTCGAAACTCCACTCACGGCAAGCTGATGGAGGCCCGAGAAACCAGCGGCAAAGACTGGATCTTCAACCCTGACGACCCCGGCAAAATTGTGCTGCGAGATGGTCGTACCGGCGAAGCTTTTGATAAGGCTATTACAGTTGGTAGAGCCTACATGCTGAAGCTGGTGCACCTAGTTGACGACAAGATCCACGCCCGTTCTACCGGCCCTTACTCTCTGGTGACTCAGCAGCCTCTGGGTGGCAAGGCCCAGCAGGGTGGTCAGCGTTTTGGAGAAATGGAAGTTTGGGCTTTGGAAGCTTTTGGAGCAGCCTACACCCTCCAAGAGTTGCTAACGGTCAAGTCGGACGATATGCAGGGGCGCAATGAGGCGTTGAATGCGATTGTTAAGGGCAAGTCGATTCCTCGACCGGGCACTCCTGAGTCCTTCAAGGTTCTGATGCGAGAGCTACAGTCTCTCTGTTTAGACATTGCGGTGCACAAAGTAGAAACTCGGGAAGACGGCACCAGCCGCGATACCGAAGTAGATCTGATGGCCGACGTCAATAGTCGCCGCACCCCGTCTCGTCCCACCTACGAGTCCATCGCCCGGGATGAAGAGCTAGAGGAAGTAGAAGACTAG
- a CDS encoding TatD family hydrolase yields MPLVDTHVHLNFESFAGDLDELAQAWRQAGVLALVHSCVEPGDFPAMQRIADRIPELFLAVGLHPLDMDKWSSATADQIAQLAISDSRVVAIGETGLDFFKADDEAVQREAFWQQLTIAYRQNLPVIVHCRDAASATAEVIREFQLTVGPVTGVMHCWAGTPEETQTFLDLGFYISFSGIVTFKNAHQVKASAQMVPSDRLLVETDCPFLTPEPRRKERRNQPAFVYHVATHLAELRQIEFEALAQITTHNAVTLFNLPKSLVFSSADADTFRLPTPAAG; encoded by the coding sequence ATGCCTCTGGTTGATACCCACGTACATCTCAACTTTGAATCGTTCGCTGGGGATCTCGACGAACTAGCCCAGGCCTGGCGACAGGCCGGGGTTTTGGCTTTGGTACATTCCTGCGTAGAGCCAGGAGACTTTCCGGCCATGCAGCGCATCGCCGATCGCATTCCGGAGCTGTTCCTGGCTGTGGGGCTCCATCCCCTTGATATGGATAAGTGGAGTAGTGCTACGGCAGACCAGATTGCTCAGCTGGCGATTTCTGATAGTCGCGTTGTCGCTATCGGCGAGACTGGCCTCGACTTTTTCAAAGCCGATGATGAAGCCGTACAGCGCGAAGCTTTTTGGCAACAGTTGACCATTGCCTATCGCCAAAATCTACCGGTCATCGTTCATTGTCGAGATGCGGCCTCGGCTACTGCTGAAGTAATTCGAGAGTTTCAGCTCACTGTTGGTCCTGTCACTGGGGTAATGCACTGCTGGGCGGGCACTCCAGAAGAAACTCAAACGTTTCTAGATCTGGGCTTCTACATCAGCTTTAGCGGCATCGTTACCTTTAAGAATGCCCATCAGGTCAAGGCTTCAGCTCAGATGGTACCCAGCGATCGACTGCTAGTCGAAACCGACTGTCCTTTTCTGACCCCTGAGCCTCGCCGCAAGGAGCGACGCAACCAGCCAGCCTTTGTATATCATGTGGCGACCCATCTAGCCGAGCTGCGCCAGATTGAATTTGAGGCTTTAGCCCAGATCACTACTCATAACGCTGTGACGTTGTTTAACTTACCCAAGTCCCTTGTATTTTCTTCTGCTGATGCCGATACATTTCGTCTTCCGACCCCAGCGGCCGGTTAG
- the rpsT gene encoding 30S ribosomal protein S20 has protein sequence MANIKSALKRIEVAERNRLHNRSYKSAVKTLTKNYLAAVEAHQADPSPDSLKQVESTMAAAYSKIDKAVKRGVLHPNTGARKKSRIARAIKAQEAAGAAS, from the coding sequence GTGGCAAACATTAAGTCTGCACTGAAACGAATTGAAGTTGCCGAGCGCAATCGGCTCCATAACCGGTCCTATAAATCGGCGGTTAAAACCCTAACCAAAAACTACCTCGCTGCGGTCGAGGCTCATCAGGCTGACCCTAGCCCCGACTCCCTCAAACAGGTCGAATCTACTATGGCCGCCGCCTACAGCAAGATCGACAAAGCCGTTAAGCGTGGTGTACTTCACCCCAACACCGGGGCTCGTAAGAAGTCGCGTATAGCCCGGGCAATCAAGGCTCAGGAGGCGGCAGGGGCTGCGTCTTAG
- the hisD gene encoding histidinol dehydrogenase: MLRITHQLTEARTELQRICARTHDDQVVHKEATVREILHAVRRQGDQALLQYTADFDGVTLAAEGLRFSGAELDAAYQQVSKGLLDAIRLACKNVESFHRQRVPQSWVRFEDNGVVLGKRYTPVDRAGLYVPGGRASYPSTVIMNAIPARVAGVPRIVMVTPPGKTGTVNPAVLVAAQEAGITEIYRVGGAQAIAALAYGTETIPAVDVITGPGNIYVTLAKKLVFGTVGIDSLAGPSEVLVIADHTANPAHVAADLLAQAEHDPIAAAILITTSASLAEQVAAEVDRQLLGHPRQTLTEKAIANYGLAVVVDSLELAADLSNGFAPEHLQLEVAEPWDLLEQVRHAGAIFLGHSTPEAVGDYLAGPNHTLPTSGAARYASPLSTETFMKHSSLMQYSPEALRGVAEAIAVLTETEGLPSHGDSVERRVRPDSSDGASSL, translated from the coding sequence ATGCTCCGCATCACTCATCAGCTAACTGAGGCAAGAACAGAGCTGCAACGCATCTGTGCCCGCACCCACGACGACCAGGTCGTTCACAAGGAAGCAACAGTTCGAGAAATTTTGCACGCGGTTCGGCGCCAGGGAGACCAGGCGCTGTTGCAGTACACAGCAGATTTTGACGGCGTTACCCTGGCTGCTGAGGGTTTGCGCTTTTCGGGAGCGGAGCTGGATGCTGCTTACCAACAGGTTAGTAAGGGCTTGCTGGATGCGATTCGTCTGGCCTGCAAAAATGTAGAGTCGTTTCATCGTCAGCGGGTACCCCAAAGCTGGGTGCGGTTTGAGGACAATGGGGTGGTACTCGGTAAGCGCTATACCCCTGTCGACCGAGCTGGGCTCTATGTGCCTGGTGGGCGCGCTTCCTATCCCAGTACCGTGATTATGAACGCTATTCCGGCTCGGGTAGCTGGGGTACCTAGAATCGTGATGGTGACTCCGCCTGGCAAAACCGGCACGGTCAACCCTGCCGTGTTGGTTGCGGCTCAGGAGGCTGGGATCACAGAGATTTATCGGGTTGGAGGAGCTCAGGCGATCGCGGCTCTAGCCTATGGTACGGAGACGATTCCGGCGGTAGATGTGATTACTGGCCCTGGCAATATTTATGTGACGCTGGCTAAAAAGCTGGTGTTTGGGACGGTAGGTATTGACTCCTTAGCAGGGCCTTCAGAAGTGTTGGTGATTGCTGACCACACGGCCAATCCGGCCCATGTGGCCGCCGACCTGCTAGCTCAGGCTGAACATGACCCGATCGCCGCTGCGATTTTAATTACTACCAGTGCTTCTCTAGCAGAGCAGGTGGCGGCTGAGGTAGATCGGCAGCTCCTAGGCCATCCGCGCCAGACGCTGACGGAGAAGGCGATCGCAAACTATGGTTTGGCAGTTGTTGTCGATAGCCTAGAGCTAGCCGCCGACCTTTCCAATGGCTTTGCGCCCGAACACCTTCAGTTAGAGGTCGCCGAACCCTGGGATTTGCTGGAGCAGGTTCGTCACGCTGGAGCAATCTTTTTAGGGCACTCGACCCCGGAAGCGGTGGGCGATTACCTAGCTGGGCCTAACCACACCCTGCCCACCTCTGGGGCCGCCCGCTATGCTTCACCCCTGTCCACTGAAACTTTCATGAAGCACTCTAGCCTGATGCAGTATTCGCCGGAGGCGCTGCGGGGAGTGGCCGAGGCGATCGCTGTGCTGACTGAAACCGAAGGACTACCCTCCCATGGCGACTCAGTGGAGCGGCGAGTGCGGCCTGACAGCAGCGACGGTGCCTCTAGCCTTTGA
- a CDS encoding CTP synthase: MTKFVFVTGGVVSSIGKGIVASSLGRLLKSRDYSVSILKLDPYINVDPGTMSPFQHGEVFVTEDGAETDLDLGHYERFTDTAMSRLNSVTTGSIYQAVINRERRGDYQGGTVQVIPHITNEIKERIHRVARNTNPDVVITEIGGTVGDIESLPFLEAIRQFRKDVGRQDVLYMHVTLVPYIASAGELKTKPTQHSVKELRSIGIQPDILVCRCECALPQPMKEKIAEFCDVPAEAVITCQDASSIYEVPLKLEHEGLAHQAIKILALDQRQPHLGQWETLVEGLYSSSRPVDIAIVGKYVSLNDAYLSVVEALRHAAIAHRAALNVRWINSEDIEVNGPDAHLSGVNGILVPGGFGSRGIDGKVQAIRYARERNIPFLGLCLGMQCSVVEWACNVAHLEGADSSEFSPETPNPVISLLPEQQDVIDLGGTMRLGLYPCRLAPDTLASRLYGEEVIYERHRHRYEFNNAYRNLFLESGYQVSGTSPDGRLVEIIELPSHPFFIASQFHPEFQSRPSAPHPLFLGLVNAALETTMSHIPVPLEVGATVDG, translated from the coding sequence ATGACGAAGTTTGTATTTGTGACCGGCGGCGTGGTGTCGAGCATCGGCAAAGGCATTGTGGCATCCAGCCTGGGGCGGTTGCTCAAGTCGCGAGACTATTCCGTTTCCATTCTGAAGCTCGATCCCTACATCAATGTTGACCCCGGCACCATGAGCCCCTTTCAGCATGGGGAGGTATTCGTTACCGAAGATGGGGCTGAAACCGATCTCGACCTGGGCCACTACGAACGCTTTACCGACACTGCCATGTCGAGACTGAACAGCGTTACCACAGGATCGATCTACCAGGCGGTGATCAACCGAGAGCGGCGGGGCGATTACCAGGGGGGCACGGTGCAGGTGATTCCCCACATCACCAACGAAATTAAGGAGCGGATTCATCGGGTAGCTCGCAACACCAACCCCGATGTAGTGATTACTGAGATTGGCGGCACTGTGGGCGACATTGAGTCCCTGCCCTTTTTAGAGGCAATTCGCCAGTTTCGCAAAGACGTAGGGCGGCAAGACGTGCTTTACATGCACGTTACCCTAGTGCCTTACATTGCCTCGGCAGGAGAGCTCAAGACTAAGCCCACTCAGCACTCGGTGAAGGAGCTGCGCTCCATTGGCATCCAGCCAGATATCTTGGTGTGCCGCTGCGAGTGCGCCCTGCCTCAGCCGATGAAGGAAAAAATCGCTGAGTTCTGTGACGTGCCTGCCGAGGCGGTGATCACCTGCCAAGATGCCAGCAGCATCTATGAGGTGCCCCTCAAGCTAGAGCACGAGGGGTTGGCCCATCAGGCTATCAAGATTCTTGCCCTCGATCAGCGTCAGCCCCACCTAGGTCAATGGGAAACCTTAGTAGAAGGACTCTACAGCTCCAGTCGTCCAGTCGATATTGCCATTGTTGGCAAGTACGTCAGCCTCAACGATGCCTATTTGTCGGTGGTAGAAGCTCTGCGCCACGCGGCGATCGCCCATCGGGCTGCTCTCAACGTGCGCTGGATCAACTCCGAAGATATTGAGGTTAATGGCCCAGATGCTCATTTGAGCGGTGTCAACGGCATCTTGGTGCCGGGGGGGTTTGGCTCTCGAGGCATTGACGGCAAGGTGCAGGCCATTCGCTATGCTCGAGAGCGGAATATCCCCTTTTTGGGACTGTGCTTGGGCATGCAGTGCTCAGTAGTGGAGTGGGCCTGCAATGTTGCTCACCTAGAAGGTGCCGATAGCTCAGAATTTTCCCCTGAGACTCCTAATCCGGTGATTAGCCTGCTACCTGAGCAACAGGACGTGATTGATTTGGGTGGCACCATGCGTCTAGGGCTATACCCCTGTCGTCTTGCCCCTGATACTTTGGCTAGCCGCCTCTACGGCGAAGAGGTGATTTACGAACGCCATCGCCACCGCTACGAGTTTAACAACGCCTACCGCAACCTATTTCTAGAATCAGGGTATCAGGTCAGCGGTACCTCCCCTGACGGTCGTTTGGTGGAAATTATTGAGCTGCCTAGCCATCCGTTCTTTATTGCTAGCCAGTTTCACCCCGAGTTTCAGTCGCGCCCCAGCGCCCCTCACCCGCTGTTTTTAGGGTTAGTCAATGCTGCCCTAGAAACCACAATGTCACATATCCCAGTACCGTTGGAAGTTGGGGCGACTGTAGACGGCTAA
- a CDS encoding adenylate/guanylate cyclase domain-containing protein, whose translation MIIAEPHVNKDVDILLVDDIPDNLRVLSAILEIEGYRCRKAISGALALNAIALAPPDLILLDITMPIMDGFAVCHQLKADPATQSIPVIFLTARDAEAEKEKAFQLGAADYIVKPFMAYEVLLRVKHQLALRRQQLQLEAQNQQLQAEIKERQLAEAELRRQRQRSEELLTNVLPFQIAQRLKEREQAIADHFDGVTILFADIVDFSTVAAKLTPCELVHLLNRMFSRFDELAATYKLEKIKTIGDAYMVAAGVPTSRPDHAQAIACMALEMQTTIRDFCRPDGRPFELRIGINSGSVVAGVIGIRKFIYDLWGDTVNIASFMETTGEAGKIQVSELTYTHLKDHFTLEPRGPICLKSGDSMTTYWLAGQGQNSSCCLPDVAMEYPTSPALCCG comes from the coding sequence ATGATTATCGCCGAACCCCACGTCAACAAGGATGTAGACATTCTGTTGGTAGACGATATCCCTGACAATCTGCGGGTGTTGTCAGCCATTCTTGAGATTGAAGGCTATCGCTGTCGCAAGGCCATCAGTGGGGCTTTAGCTCTCAACGCCATTGCCCTGGCTCCTCCCGATCTCATTTTGCTCGACATCACCATGCCCATCATGGATGGCTTTGCTGTGTGTCATCAGCTCAAAGCCGACCCGGCCACCCAGAGCATTCCGGTGATTTTTCTCACAGCTCGCGATGCGGAAGCCGAAAAAGAAAAGGCCTTTCAATTGGGGGCAGCGGATTATATTGTCAAGCCTTTTATGGCCTACGAGGTATTGCTGCGGGTCAAGCACCAGCTGGCCCTGCGTCGCCAGCAGCTGCAGCTAGAGGCTCAAAATCAGCAGCTCCAGGCCGAAATCAAAGAGCGCCAGCTGGCCGAGGCTGAACTGCGTCGCCAGCGCCAGCGTTCTGAAGAACTATTGACCAATGTGCTGCCCTTTCAAATTGCCCAGCGTCTGAAGGAACGGGAACAGGCGATCGCCGACCACTTTGACGGCGTCACCATTCTGTTCGCTGACATTGTGGACTTTAGCACTGTGGCGGCCAAACTCACCCCTTGCGAGCTGGTGCATCTGCTGAATCGCATGTTTTCTCGGTTTGATGAGCTGGCCGCTACCTACAAGCTCGAAAAAATCAAAACCATTGGCGATGCCTACATGGTAGCGGCAGGGGTACCCACATCGCGCCCCGATCATGCCCAGGCGATCGCCTGCATGGCCCTCGAAATGCAGACAACCATCCGCGACTTTTGCCGACCCGACGGCCGTCCTTTTGAGCTGCGCATCGGCATCAACTCGGGCAGCGTGGTGGCTGGAGTCATTGGCATTCGCAAATTCATCTACGACCTTTGGGGCGACACCGTCAATATTGCCAGTTTCATGGAAACCACAGGCGAAGCGGGCAAAATTCAGGTGTCGGAGCTAACCTATACCCACCTCAAAGACCACTTCACCCTAGAGCCCCGGGGCCCAATTTGCCTAAAGAGCGGCGATAGTATGACTACCTACTGGCTGGCTGGACAAGGTCAGAACAGCTCCTGCTGCCTCCCGGATGTCGCCATGGAATATCCCACCAGCCCAGCCCTCTGCTGCGGCTAG